The Mercenaria mercenaria strain notata chromosome 8, MADL_Memer_1, whole genome shotgun sequence genome has a segment encoding these proteins:
- the LOC123566643 gene encoding sorting nexin-27-like — protein MAESDESPSPSENSQDPSIGPRIVTITKSETGFGFNVRGQVSEGGVLKSINGVLYAPLQHVSAVLEGGAAQRAGIRKGDRILEVNQVNVEGATHKQVVDLIKSGGDTLTLTVISVPDQIADRLEPSDDSSGPSYIDYSERRSLPISIPDYQAVQQNGEKFVVYNIYMAGRHLCSRRYSEFDTLHSRLKREFPDFSFPKMPGKKLFTLTEQQLDARRRGLEQYLEKACAVRVIGECDIMQEFLAANESEQDSANNEVELKVLLPDRTICVVTIHRNDTTDTVYNAVVDKVNLSTGAAECFYLFETVEYNFERKLQRNEFPHNIYIQNYSTATATCITLKKWIFSITRENFLNSDPIAVNFLCGQAVEEVNRGHIKTEDKLYELKSLHDASKKIEYVKTARYLEGYCEVQFPHCPCDSRKEGHVIAIVGRSSFKLQACKTDGTPESQVIEFQWKDIQGYDVEEEGMAFTLEYNRPGKKPRIVQILTQYFVYMKECFDKIFEEIEWEKEEGMDV, from the exons ATGGCGGAGAGTGACGAAAGTCCCTCCCCTTCAGAAAATTCGCAAGATCCTAGTATTGGTCCACGAATTGTGACAATTACAAAGTCTGAAACAGGTTTTGGATTTAATGTTAGAGGTCAAGTGAGTGAAGGCGGGGTTCTAAAGTCGATAAACGGCGTGCTATATGCCCCACTTCAACATGTCAGTGCTGTTTTGGAAGGGGGAGCAGCTCAAAGAGCTGGAATCCGGAAAGGAGACAGAATTTTAGAAGT GAATCAAGTGAATGTTGAAGGAGCAACACATAAACAAGTTGTTGACCTGATTAAGTCTGGTGGAGATACACTAACGTTAAcag TAATATCAGTGCCAGATCAGATAGCGGACCGACTGGAACCAAGCGATGATTCCTCAGGACCGTCATACATAGATTACTCAGAGAGAAGGTCATTGCCAATCTCCATACCTGACTATCAGGCTGTGCAACAGAATGGGGAGAAATTTGTG GTCTATAATATCTATATGGCTGGGCGCCATTTGTGTTCAAGACGTTACAGTGAATTTGACACTCTTCATTCGAGATTAAAAAGAGAGTTTCCAGACTTCTCTTTTCCAAAGATGCCGGGTAAAAAGTTGTTCACATTAACAGAGCAGCAGCTGGATGCACGGAGAAGAGGTCTTGAGCAATACCTAGAAAAAG CATGTGCTGTCCGGGTGATAGGAGAATGTGATATTATGCAGGAATTTTTAGCTGCAAATGAATCTGAGCAG GACTCAGCCAATAATGAAGTTGAATTGAAGGTTTTATTACCGGACAGAACTATTTGTGTAGTAACCATTCATAGGAATGACACTACAGATACTGTATATAAT GCTGTTGTTGATAAAGTTAACCTCTCTACTGGTGCTGCAGAGTGCTTCTATTTATTTGAAACTGTTGAATATAATTTTG aacgTAAATTACAGCGGAATGAATTCCCTCACAATATATACATACAGAATTACAGTACTGCTACAGCCACATGTATCACCTTGAAGAAATGGATCTTCTCAATAACCAGAGAAAACTTCCTAAACTCTGACCCTATTGCTGTAAATTTCCTCTGTGGTCAG GCTGTTGAGGAGGTGAACAGAGGCCATATCAAAACTGAAGATAAATTGTATGAACTGAAATCACTACATGATGCAAGTAAAAAGATAGAG tatgTGAAAACGGCGAGATACCTGGAAGGTTACTGCGAAGTACAGTTCCCACATTGTCCTTGTGACTCGAGAAAGGAAGGACATGTTATAGCAATTGTAGGTAGATCAAGCTTCAAGCTGCAGGCGTGTAAAACTGATGGAACTCCTGAG TCTCAAGTGATAGAGTTCCAGTGGAAGGATATACAGGGTTATGATGTGGAGGAAGAGGGTATGGCATTTACACTGGAATATAACCGACCAGGCAAGAAACCTCGAATTGTACAAATTCTTACACAATAT